One segment of uncultured Propionivibrio sp. DNA contains the following:
- the folK gene encoding 2-amino-4-hydroxy-6-hydroxymethyldihydropteridine diphosphokinase: MSIAYVALGANLDDPIAQVRRALDALTALPSVRLLRASSLYRTAPVGIHGQPDFINAVAALETALAPAALLDALFTIEAAFGRRRDYHHAPRTLDLDLLLYDDRIIDTPTLNVPHPRMHLRAFVLAPLLEIAPDCRIPGRGSAAAWRPATQMQAIERLPADIHN, from the coding sequence ATGTCCATTGCCTATGTCGCCCTCGGCGCCAACCTCGACGACCCGATCGCCCAGGTACGCCGCGCGCTCGACGCCCTGACGGCGCTGCCCAGCGTCCGCCTGCTGCGCGCCTCCTCGCTCTACCGTACGGCACCGGTCGGCATCCACGGCCAGCCCGACTTCATCAACGCCGTCGCCGCCCTCGAAACGGCCCTGGCCCCCGCGGCGCTGCTCGATGCGCTCTTCACCATCGAAGCCGCTTTCGGTCGTAGACGCGACTATCACCACGCGCCGCGCACGCTCGACCTCGACCTTCTGCTCTACGACGATCGCATCATCGACACGCCGACGCTGAACGTGCCGCACCCGCGCATGCACCTGCGCGCCTTCGTCCTCGCGCCGCTGCTCGAGATCGCCCCGGACTGCCGCATTCCCGGCCGCGGCAGCGCCGCCGCGTGGCGCCCGGCGACGCAGATGCAGGCGATCGAGCGGCTGCCTGCAGACATCCACAATTGA
- the ercA gene encoding alcohol dehydrogenase-like regulatory protein ErcA has translation MALYEMRKFVAPEFIFGVGARHRVGFYARNMMARRVLVVCDAGVIAAGWLRELEEDLAAAEIESVVFQDLSPNPKDFEVMAGAALYSREHCDVIIALGGGSVIDCAKAIGVVHTNGCSVLAFEGVDQIEMPGPPLICIPTTAGTSADISQFCIIVNSEEHYKMAIISKTVVPDVALVDPETTRSMDPYLSACTGMDALTHAIEAYVSTASSPIVDVHALAAIRLIMGNLDAAVTAPGDLPARENMMLASLQAGLAFSNASLGAVHALAHSAGGFLDLPHGECNALLLEHVVRFNLPAAPERYRQIAEAMGVDTRGMEAKTIAGRITQSITDLRQRVGIHDGLGARGVRSADLSELAQHAIRDACVVTNPRRVSRADVEVIYGDAL, from the coding sequence ATGGCGCTTTATGAAATGCGCAAGTTCGTTGCGCCCGAGTTTATCTTTGGCGTCGGTGCCCGGCACCGCGTCGGCTTTTATGCGCGCAACATGATGGCGCGGCGGGTATTGGTGGTTTGCGATGCCGGCGTGATTGCCGCCGGCTGGTTGCGCGAGCTTGAGGAAGACCTCGCTGCGGCCGAGATCGAGTCCGTGGTTTTCCAGGATCTATCGCCCAATCCCAAGGATTTCGAAGTGATGGCCGGCGCCGCCCTCTACTCGCGCGAACATTGCGACGTGATTATTGCGCTCGGCGGAGGCAGCGTCATCGATTGCGCCAAGGCGATCGGTGTCGTGCACACCAACGGGTGCAGCGTGCTGGCGTTCGAGGGCGTCGACCAGATCGAGATGCCGGGTCCGCCGCTGATCTGCATTCCGACGACGGCCGGAACCTCAGCCGATATCTCGCAGTTCTGCATCATTGTGAACAGCGAAGAGCACTACAAGATGGCGATCATCAGCAAGACTGTCGTCCCCGACGTTGCGCTCGTGGATCCGGAGACAACGCGCTCGATGGACCCCTATCTGAGCGCCTGTACCGGCATGGACGCCCTGACGCACGCGATCGAGGCCTATGTGTCGACGGCCAGTTCGCCGATCGTCGATGTGCATGCGCTGGCGGCGATTCGCCTGATCATGGGAAATCTCGATGCGGCGGTGACCGCCCCCGGCGATCTGCCGGCGCGTGAGAACATGATGCTGGCCAGCCTGCAGGCCGGACTGGCCTTTTCCAACGCCAGCCTCGGCGCCGTGCATGCGCTGGCGCATTCGGCCGGCGGCTTCCTTGATCTGCCGCACGGCGAGTGCAATGCGCTGTTGCTCGAGCATGTGGTGCGCTTCAACCTGCCGGCGGCGCCCGAGCGCTACCGCCAGATCGCCGAAGCGATGGGCGTCGATACGCGTGGCATGGAGGCGAAGACCATTGCCGGGCGCATCACGCAGTCGATCACCGACCTGCGTCAGCGCGTCGGCATCCATGACGGTCTCGGCGCGCGCGGCGTGCGCTCGGCCGATCTGTCCGAACTCGCCCAGCATGCGATCCGTGATGCCTGTGTCGTGACCAATCCGCGTCGGGTGAGTCGGGCCGACGTCGAGGTGATCTATGGCGACGCCCTCTGA
- a CDS encoding HAD family hydrolase, whose amino-acid sequence MQLALFDLDNTLLAGDSDYEWTQFLVSKGIVDRDSFERQNTAFFEQYKAGTLNILEFLDFQLRPLAEHPRADLDAWHAEFMTDSILPRISRQARDLVRRHLDAGDLCAIVTATNSFVTGPIAREFGIAHLIGTIPAQEGGQFTGKPRGTPSFREGKITRVEAWLESMGLWWGSFERSWFYSDSHNDLPLLGLVSDPVAVDPDATLRAHAEHAGWTVLHLHL is encoded by the coding sequence ATGCAACTCGCCTTGTTCGACCTCGACAACACGCTGCTCGCCGGCGACAGCGACTACGAATGGACCCAGTTCCTCGTCAGCAAGGGCATTGTCGACCGCGACAGCTTCGAACGGCAAAACACCGCCTTCTTCGAGCAGTACAAGGCCGGCACGCTGAACATTCTTGAATTCCTCGATTTCCAGTTGCGGCCTCTGGCCGAGCATCCGCGCGCCGACCTCGACGCCTGGCATGCCGAATTCATGACCGACAGCATCCTGCCGCGCATTTCGCGCCAGGCGCGCGACCTCGTCCGCCGCCACCTCGACGCCGGCGACCTCTGCGCCATCGTCACCGCCACCAACAGCTTCGTCACCGGACCGATCGCCCGCGAATTCGGCATCGCCCACCTGATCGGCACGATTCCGGCGCAGGAAGGCGGCCAGTTCACCGGCAAGCCGCGCGGCACGCCCTCGTTCCGCGAAGGCAAGATTACCCGCGTCGAAGCCTGGCTCGAGTCGATGGGACTGTGGTGGGGCAGCTTCGAGCGCAGCTGGTTCTACAGCGACTCGCACAACGACCTGCCGCTGCTCGGCCTGGTCAGCGACCCGGTCGCCGTCGATCCCGACGCCACCTTGCGCGCGCATGCCGAGCACGCCGGCTGGACCGTTCTTCACTTACATCTCTGA
- the purM gene encoding phosphoribosylformylglycinamidine cyclo-ligase, which yields MNQQSLSYRDAGVDISAGDELVERIKPFAKKTLREGVLSGLGGFGALFEVPKRYREPVLVSGTDGVGTKLKLAFDLKRHDTVGIDLVAMSVNDVLVQGAEPLFFLDYFACGKLDVDTAASVIGGVAKGCELAGCALIGGETAEMPGMYPEGEYDLAGFAVGAVEKSKIITGQSIVPGDVVLGLPSSGAHSNGYSLVRRILARANPALDAIFDGSRTLADAIMEPTRIYVKPMLALMAELEVKGMAHITGGGLTENIPRVLPETVKAVVEQSAWQRPKLFQWLQREGNVAESEMHRVFNCGIGMVVIVARENAARAIQLLQAAGEAPVEIGRIEPRNGDEAQTIVV from the coding sequence ATGAATCAGCAATCCCTTTCCTACCGTGATGCCGGCGTCGATATTTCGGCTGGCGACGAACTGGTTGAACGCATCAAGCCCTTTGCCAAGAAAACACTGCGCGAAGGCGTGTTGAGCGGTCTTGGTGGCTTCGGTGCGCTGTTCGAGGTGCCCAAGCGCTATCGCGAGCCGGTGCTGGTGTCGGGAACGGACGGGGTCGGCACCAAGCTCAAGCTGGCTTTCGATCTCAAGCGCCATGACACGGTCGGCATCGATCTCGTCGCCATGAGTGTCAATGACGTGCTCGTGCAGGGCGCCGAGCCGCTGTTCTTCCTTGATTACTTTGCCTGCGGCAAGCTCGATGTCGATACGGCGGCCAGCGTCATCGGTGGTGTCGCCAAGGGCTGCGAACTGGCCGGCTGCGCGCTGATCGGCGGCGAGACCGCCGAAATGCCGGGGATGTATCCGGAAGGCGAATACGACCTCGCCGGCTTCGCCGTCGGCGCCGTGGAAAAATCGAAGATCATCACCGGCCAGTCGATCGTGCCCGGCGACGTCGTGCTCGGCCTGCCGTCCTCGGGCGCGCATTCGAACGGCTACTCGCTGGTGCGCCGCATCCTGGCGCGCGCCAATCCGGCGCTCGACGCGATCTTCGACGGCAGCCGGACGCTGGCCGACGCGATCATGGAACCGACGCGCATCTACGTGAAGCCGATGCTGGCGCTGATGGCCGAGCTCGAAGTGAAGGGCATGGCGCACATCACCGGCGGCGGCCTCACCGAGAACATCCCGCGCGTCCTGCCGGAAACGGTCAAGGCCGTCGTCGAGCAGTCGGCATGGCAGCGTCCGAAGCTGTTCCAGTGGCTGCAGCGCGAAGGCAATGTTGCCGAGAGCGAAATGCACCGCGTCTTCAATTGCGGCATCGGCATGGTCGTCATCGTCGCGCGCGAGAATGCCGCGCGGGCGATCCAGTTGCTCCAGGCCGCCGGCGAGGCGCCGGTCGAGATCGGCCGCATCGAGCCGCGCAACGGCGACGAGGCGCAGACGATCGTCGTCTGA
- a CDS encoding EAL domain-containing protein, whose translation MATPSDPDDWELRKGQIVGLGERSFRKSYYPQLRQNLDRLQRFRLLLDRTTDIVVMLSVPEGKVVDGNEAFGVLLGEPIEALIGRDFASLGLGDTERILEILSEDACWAARDRPVDSHSMLTEFSRDGRTVCFDLSLRTTLIDNDCYCVVVARDVTEREQAHALVEGLLAEKEALLENALVGIVHTCERRIVACNRRIEEIFGYPPGGMIGQSTRIFYPTDYDFSSVGEEAYRSLGESGKQFSVTLQMQRVDGTPIWCELSGRALDAENPVSGAIWVISDVTERHLAEERARFLAYHDVLTGLPNPQLFQDRLQQAVAFATRAGTKVALLLIDIDRFKAVNDVLGHEVGDRLLVEVARRIEENTRATDTLCRQGGDEYLLLLTNVAEPDAIATCAAELMANLAEPFSVDRHELTISVSIGVAIYPEDGTDYSTLLKKADMAMYRSKESGRNTYRFFNEEMNDEAVAQVTLFSGLRRALDARQFVLHYQPQLEIGSGRLLGAEALIRWNHPDLGLVYPGRFIPVAEETGLIADIGDWVLREACAEAVEWRRVLGQDMVVAVNLSALQFKRGDVEKTVAEALEATGLDPSMLELELTESILIRDTESILAAVKRLKLMGIRLSIDDFGTGYSSLSYLKRFEVDKLKIDQSFVRDLAHNPEDAAIVRAIIQMAHSLGLKTIAEGVENREVLDLLKIYRCDEAQGYHFARPLPADRFLAFAAERGI comes from the coding sequence ATGGCGACGCCCTCTGATCCGGACGACTGGGAACTGCGCAAGGGACAGATTGTCGGTCTCGGCGAGCGCTCGTTCCGCAAGAGCTATTACCCGCAGTTGCGCCAGAATCTCGACCGCCTGCAGCGTTTCCGGCTGCTGCTCGATCGCACGACCGATATCGTCGTCATGCTCTCGGTGCCCGAGGGCAAGGTTGTCGACGGTAACGAGGCCTTTGGCGTATTGCTTGGCGAGCCGATCGAGGCACTGATCGGTCGCGACTTCGCCTCGCTCGGCCTGGGCGATACCGAGCGGATTCTTGAAATCCTTTCGGAGGACGCCTGTTGGGCGGCGCGCGACCGGCCCGTCGATAGCCATTCGATGCTGACTGAATTCTCGCGTGACGGACGGACGGTGTGTTTCGACCTGTCCCTGCGCACGACGCTGATCGATAACGATTGTTATTGTGTTGTCGTCGCCCGCGATGTGACCGAGCGCGAGCAGGCACATGCGCTGGTGGAAGGCTTGCTGGCCGAGAAGGAGGCGCTGCTCGAAAACGCGCTGGTCGGCATCGTCCACACCTGCGAGCGCCGGATCGTCGCCTGCAACCGGCGCATCGAGGAAATTTTCGGCTATCCGCCGGGCGGCATGATCGGCCAATCGACCCGGATTTTCTATCCGACCGACTACGATTTTTCGTCGGTCGGCGAGGAGGCCTATCGTTCGCTCGGAGAGTCGGGGAAGCAGTTTTCGGTGACGCTGCAGATGCAGCGCGTCGACGGGACGCCGATCTGGTGCGAGTTGTCGGGACGGGCGCTCGATGCCGAGAACCCGGTGTCCGGCGCGATCTGGGTGATTTCCGATGTGACCGAGCGGCACCTCGCCGAAGAACGCGCGCGTTTCCTCGCTTATCACGATGTGTTGACCGGCCTGCCCAATCCGCAGCTCTTCCAGGACCGCCTGCAGCAGGCGGTGGCCTTCGCCACGCGAGCGGGGACCAAGGTGGCGTTGCTGCTGATCGACATCGACCGCTTCAAGGCGGTCAATGATGTGCTTGGTCATGAGGTCGGCGACCGCCTGCTGGTCGAGGTCGCCCGGCGCATCGAGGAGAACACCCGGGCGACCGACACGCTCTGCCGCCAGGGCGGCGACGAGTACCTGTTGCTGCTGACCAACGTCGCGGAGCCGGATGCGATCGCCACCTGCGCGGCCGAATTGATGGCGAATCTGGCCGAACCCTTCTCCGTCGATCGTCATGAGCTGACCATTTCCGTCTCGATCGGCGTCGCCATCTATCCCGAGGACGGCACTGACTACAGCACGCTGCTGAAGAAGGCGGACATGGCGATGTACCGCTCGAAGGAGTCGGGGCGCAACACCTACCGTTTCTTCAATGAGGAAATGAACGACGAGGCGGTGGCCCAGGTGACCCTGTTTTCGGGGCTGCGCCGGGCACTCGATGCGCGCCAGTTCGTGCTGCATTACCAGCCGCAACTGGAGATCGGCAGCGGGCGCCTGCTTGGCGCCGAGGCCCTGATCCGCTGGAATCATCCCGATCTTGGGCTGGTCTATCCGGGGCGATTCATTCCGGTCGCCGAGGAAACCGGTCTGATCGCCGACATCGGCGACTGGGTGCTGCGCGAAGCCTGTGCCGAAGCGGTCGAATGGCGGCGCGTCCTCGGGCAGGATATGGTGGTCGCGGTGAATCTGTCGGCGTTGCAGTTCAAGCGCGGCGATGTCGAGAAGACGGTGGCCGAGGCGCTCGAGGCGACCGGCCTCGATCCGTCGATGCTCGAACTGGAATTGACCGAATCGATTCTGATCCGTGATACCGAATCGATCCTGGCGGCGGTCAAACGGCTCAAGCTGATGGGTATCCGGCTGTCGATCGACGATTTCGGCACCGGCTATTCGAGCCTGTCCTATCTCAAGCGCTTCGAGGTCGACAAGCTCAAGATCGACCAGTCCTTCGTGCGCGATCTGGCGCACAACCCCGAGGACGCGGCGATCGTCCGTGCGATCATCCAGATGGCGCACAGCCTGGGATTGAAGACGATCGCCGAGGGCGTCGAAAACAGGGAAGTGCTGGACCTCCTGAAGATTTACCGCTGCGATGAGGCGCAGGGCTACCACTTCGCGCGGCCCCTGCCGGCCGACCGCTTTCTGGCCTTCGCTGCCGAACGTGGTATCTGA
- the hda gene encoding DnaA regulatory inactivator Hda, which yields MRQLLLDLLPEAPPSLDNFVVAGNGEAVTGLAGWLAPDCRETSLLFWGEAASGKTHLLRACGTPYCDAAADPDLASVADLDVDGDCLAIDHIEVLSLGGQIALFNLFNRRRAAGKRLLTAASQPPLGLKLREDLRTRLGSGLIYRLHPLTDDEKIAALSAQALARGMRLPKEAFTYLLARAPRDMRSLSALLAALDRFSLEHQRPITLPLLREVLHAAPETERC from the coding sequence ATGCGCCAACTGCTCCTTGACCTCCTTCCGGAAGCCCCGCCCAGCCTCGACAACTTCGTCGTCGCCGGCAACGGCGAAGCCGTGACCGGCCTCGCCGGCTGGCTCGCGCCGGACTGCCGCGAAACCTCGCTGCTGTTCTGGGGCGAAGCCGCCTCGGGCAAAACGCACCTGCTGCGCGCCTGCGGCACGCCGTACTGCGACGCCGCTGCCGACCCCGACCTGGCCTCGGTCGCCGATCTTGACGTCGACGGCGACTGTCTCGCCATCGACCACATCGAAGTCCTCAGCCTGGGCGGCCAGATCGCCCTTTTCAACCTCTTCAACCGCCGCCGCGCCGCCGGCAAGCGCCTGCTCACCGCGGCCAGCCAGCCGCCGCTCGGCCTCAAACTGCGCGAAGACCTGCGCACGCGGCTCGGTTCGGGGCTCATCTACCGGCTACACCCGCTCACCGACGACGAAAAGATCGCCGCCCTGAGCGCGCAGGCGCTGGCGCGTGGCATGCGCCTGCCGAAGGAGGCCTTCACCTACCTGCTGGCGCGGGCGCCGCGCGACATGCGCAGCCTGTCGGCGCTGCTCGCCGCGCTCGACCGCTTCTCGCTCGAACACCAGCGGCCGATCACCCTGCCCCTGCTGCGCGAAGTGCTTCACGCAGCGCCCGAAACCGAACGCTGCTGA
- the pcnB gene encoding polynucleotide adenylyltransferase PcnB has translation MIRKLISRVFGRKHAGHPGKSDAPAVIPVGQHGIRRDALSSGSRRTVETLQQHGYQAFVVGGAVRDLMAGISPKDYDVATNATPEQVRQCFRRSRIIGRRFQIVHVLMGSETIEVTTFRGHHDDQSGARAQTDAEGRVLRDNVFGNQLQDAARRDFTVNALYYDPSNETILDYHHGVADLKQKTLRMIGDPVTRYREDPVRMLRAVRLAAKLGLSIAPDTRRPIRELGTLIENVPPSRLFDEMLKLLTSGYAVRCIEQLRAEGLHRGLLPLLDVILEQPLGERFVMLALENTDRRVRAGKPISPGFLFATLLWHEVLGKWEALKAAGERPIPALFQAMDEVLDVQAEKLAITRRVATDIKDIWILQPRFEQRTGKRPYSLIEQARYRAGYDFLLLRAESGEIEQDLADWWTRFADADGDERAALLLPAQPGDAKKRRRRKRKTNGAAPSAD, from the coding sequence ATGATTCGCAAACTCATTTCCCGCGTCTTCGGCCGCAAACACGCCGGCCACCCCGGCAAGTCCGATGCGCCGGCCGTCATTCCCGTCGGCCAGCACGGCATCCGTCGCGACGCGCTCAGCAGCGGCAGTCGCCGCACCGTCGAAACCCTCCAGCAACACGGCTACCAGGCCTTCGTCGTCGGCGGCGCCGTGCGCGACCTCATGGCCGGCATCTCGCCCAAGGACTACGACGTCGCCACCAACGCCACGCCCGAGCAGGTCCGCCAGTGTTTCCGCCGCTCGCGCATCATCGGCCGCCGCTTCCAGATCGTGCACGTCCTGATGGGATCGGAGACCATCGAGGTCACCACTTTCCGCGGCCACCACGACGACCAGAGCGGCGCCCGCGCCCAGACCGATGCCGAGGGCCGCGTCCTGCGCGACAACGTCTTCGGCAACCAGCTGCAGGACGCCGCCCGTCGCGATTTCACCGTCAACGCGCTCTATTACGACCCGAGCAACGAAACGATCCTCGACTACCACCACGGCGTTGCCGACCTCAAGCAGAAGACGCTGCGCATGATCGGCGACCCGGTCACGCGCTACCGCGAAGACCCGGTGCGCATGCTGCGGGCCGTGCGCCTCGCCGCCAAGCTCGGTCTCTCGATCGCCCCGGACACGCGGCGACCGATCCGCGAACTCGGCACACTCATCGAAAACGTGCCGCCGTCGCGCCTGTTCGACGAAATGCTCAAGCTGCTGACCTCCGGCTACGCCGTCCGCTGCATCGAGCAACTGCGCGCCGAAGGCCTGCACCGGGGCCTCCTGCCGTTGCTCGACGTCATCCTCGAACAGCCGCTGGGCGAGCGTTTCGTCATGCTCGCGCTCGAGAACACCGACCGGCGCGTGCGCGCCGGCAAGCCGATCTCGCCGGGCTTCCTGTTCGCCACGCTGCTCTGGCACGAAGTCCTGGGCAAGTGGGAGGCGCTCAAGGCAGCGGGTGAGCGGCCCATCCCGGCGCTCTTCCAGGCCATGGACGAAGTCCTCGACGTGCAGGCGGAAAAGCTCGCGATCACCCGCCGCGTCGCCACCGACATCAAGGACATCTGGATCCTGCAGCCGCGTTTTGAACAACGCACCGGCAAGCGCCCCTACAGCCTGATCGAGCAAGCGCGCTACCGCGCCGGCTACGACTTCCTGCTGCTGCGTGCCGAATCCGGCGAAATCGAACAGGACCTCGCCGACTGGTGGACGCGCTTCGCCGATGCCGACGGCGACGAACGCGCCGCGCTCCTGCTCCCGGCCCAACCGGGCGATGCCAAGAAGCGCCGGCGGCGCAAGCGCAAAACCAACGGCGCCGCCCCAAGCGCCGACTGA
- the panB gene encoding 3-methyl-2-oxobutanoate hydroxymethyltransferase produces MSAQTTSRRLTHLDLAKMRAAGEKIAMLTCYDASFARACDAAGIESILIGDSLGMVVQGHDSTLPVTVEDIAYHTRAVVRGCRRPLVIADLPFGSYQESPQVAYRNAVTLMAAGAQMVKLEGGVDMAETTRFLTARGIPVCAHVGLTPQSVHQLGGYRVQGKDDAGAAQLMADSLAQQDAGAALIVLEAIPAALAAEVTAKLAIPTIGIGAGKDCSGQVLVLHDMLDVASGRVPRFVRNFLAGQTSIVGAFSAYSAAVKDGSFPAPEHCY; encoded by the coding sequence ATGTCCGCACAAACCACCTCGCGCCGACTGACGCACCTGGACCTCGCAAAAATGCGGGCCGCGGGCGAGAAAATCGCCATGCTGACCTGCTATGACGCCAGCTTTGCCCGCGCCTGCGATGCCGCCGGCATCGAATCGATCCTGATCGGCGACTCGCTCGGCATGGTCGTGCAGGGGCACGACTCGACGCTGCCCGTCACCGTCGAGGACATCGCCTATCACACCCGCGCCGTCGTGCGCGGCTGCCGCCGGCCGCTCGTCATCGCCGACCTGCCCTTCGGCAGCTATCAGGAAAGCCCGCAGGTCGCCTATCGCAACGCCGTCACGCTGATGGCCGCCGGCGCCCAGATGGTCAAGCTCGAAGGCGGCGTCGACATGGCTGAGACGACGCGCTTCCTGACCGCCCGCGGCATCCCGGTCTGCGCCCACGTCGGCCTGACGCCGCAATCGGTGCACCAGCTCGGTGGTTACCGCGTTCAGGGCAAGGACGACGCCGGCGCCGCCCAGCTCATGGCCGACAGTCTGGCCCAGCAGGACGCCGGCGCCGCGCTGATCGTCCTCGAAGCGATCCCGGCGGCGCTCGCCGCCGAGGTGACCGCCAAGCTCGCCATCCCCACCATCGGTATCGGCGCCGGCAAGGACTGCTCGGGCCAGGTGCTGGTCCTGCACGACATGCTCGACGTTGCCTCCGGCCGCGTGCCGCGCTTCGTGCGCAACTTCCTCGCCGGCCAGACCTCGATCGTCGGCGCCTTCTCGGCCTATTCGGCCGCCGTCAAGGACGGCAGCTTCCCGGCCCCCGAGCACTGCTACTGA